The following proteins come from a genomic window of Scomber japonicus isolate fScoJap1 chromosome 4, fScoJap1.pri, whole genome shotgun sequence:
- the prdm16 gene encoding histone-lysine N-methyltransferase PRDM16: MKDGIFPEGSMAPNLQDEQMYRCEDCDELFSSTLELRRHQKYSCSSAGSIFDTLREDFKQEREDSDEPVHECKDCEKIFPNEYSLGQHMIVHTEEREYKCDQCPKAFNWKSNLIRHQMSHDSGKRFECENCDKVFTDPSNLQRHIRSQHVGARAHTCPECGKTFATSSGLKQHKHIHSSVKPFICEVCHKSYTQFSNLCRHKRMHADCRTQIKCKDCGQLFSTTSSLNKHRRFCEGKNHYGSPAGMFNPGIPMSSSPIMAKAKSHHPHLAGLNQSGLGFTDYFPSRPHPHAGLPFSPGPHGFPSLPHGFPGIFPPSLYPRPPLLPASPLIKSPLGSSSQEVKLPRSPLDAPPLSLVSSTNSNGGNSLSQGEDKERENKLDLSSSGEAKPKSKMVDMSDGSDLEDVNTTSGTDLDTTTGTASGDGSDLDSDGESERERSGKRRKPSGATSSQEGNQLEDTNSALLSAVSSSGNLAIDRPFLSSASTQHSFFPPPDEQALPPTTTNANAATTDSIKAIASIAEKYFGPGLIGLHQEKKMGPLPYHSMFPFQFLPNFHNSLYPFSADRGALNPSMFFKAEPKSPREQLHKMVSGAPEAPAHTAESPFDLTIKPKETKLAPPTPTNPSNPNSSTGSSSGPLAISSGEEQPLDLSIGSRNRGGHNGVTAEPHNRKNHMYGVGKGCSIKDETPGQPHQPPPLHYAKPSAFFMDPIYSRVEKRKLLDPVGALKEKFLRPSPPLFHPQMSAMENMTEKLESFGALKLDTPPNSLQHSAHPLFNFRSPPPSLSDAILRKGKERYACRYCGKIFPRSANLTRHLRTHTGEQPYRCKYCDRSFSISSNLQRHVRNIHNKEKPFKCHLCNRCFGQQTNLDRHLKKHEHENIPVSQQSGMLSNLGTTISSPNSEPDNHALLDEKEDSYFSEIRNFISNSEMNQASSSTDKRSDQAEEERPPSHSLSNSKLGLQGLDEEEEEAEGDDEEEEEGSLTEKSHDEAPESPSPVTTGVYEEDDEEEETETAPLSMSYEHTRRCIEEEGSLLDLEGLPSFPKSLDGLRKAASDEQPFDVKDIFNTSLESEALKETLYRQAKTQAYAMMLSLSENNPLHAPSQNSLDAWLSMGGGPSETSSFHPLNHI; this comes from the exons ACAGCGACGAGCCTGTCCACGAGTGTAAAGACTGTGAGAAGATCTTCCCAAATGAGTACAG TCTGGGCCAACACATGATAGTCCATACAGAAGAGAGGGAGTACAAGTGTGACCAGTGTCCCAAAGCCTTCAACTGGAAGTCCAACCTCATCCGTCACCAGATGTCACATGATAGTGGCAAACGCTTTGAGTGTGAAAATTGTGATAAG GTATTCACAGATCCCAGCAACCTTCAGCGCCACATCCGCTCCCAGCACGTGGGGGCACGTGCTCACACATGTCCTGAGTGTGGCAAGACCTTTGCCACCTCGTCAGGCCTCAAGCAGCATAAGCACATCCACAGCAGTGTCAAACCCTTTATCT GCGAGGTGTGCCACAAATCCTATACCCAGTTCTCCAACCTCTGCCGCCACAAGCGTATGCATGCTGACTGCCGCACCCAGATTAAATGCAAGGACTGTGGGCAGTTGTTCAGCACTACCTCCTCCCTCAACAAGCATCGCCGCTTCTGTGAGGGCAAAAACCATTACGGCTCTCCAGCAGGGATGTTCAATCCTGGTATCCCAATGAGCTCCAGCCCCATCATGGCCAAGGCCAAGTCCCACCATCCCCACCTTGCTGGTCTAAACCAGTCAGGTTTAGGCTTCACTGACTACTTTCCCTCCAGACCTCACCCTCATGCTGGCTTGCCCTTCTCGCCAGGACCCCATGGCTTCCCATCCCTCCCACATGGTTTCCCAGGTATCTTCCCCCCATCACTATATCCGCGACCGCCTTTATTGCCGGCCAGCCCATTGATAAAGAGCCCATTGGGCAGCAGCAGTCAGGAGGTGAAGCTGCCTCGGAGTCCCTTAGATGCCCCTCCACTGTCCCTGGTTAGCTCCACAAACAGCAATGGAGGTAACAGTTTGAGTCAAGgggaagacaaagagagagagaacaaactGGATTTGTCTTCTAGTGGAGAAGCCAAGCCAAAATCTAAGATGGTTGACATGTCTGATGGTAGTGACCTTGAAGATGTTAATACCACAAGTGGGACAGATTTGGACACCACCACTGGTACCGCTTCAGGTGATGGTTCTGACCTGGACAGTGATGGAGAGAGTGAACGTGAGCGAAGTGGTAAAAGAAGGAAGCCGTCTGGAGCCACATCAAGTCAAGAAGGCAACCAATTAGAAGACACAAATAGTGCGTTGTTATCAGCCGTGTCTAGTTCGGGTAACCTCGCTATTGATCgcccttttctctcttctgcATCAACTCAGCACTCCTTCTTCCCACCACCTGATGAGCAAGCCCTCCCTCCAACCACCACAAATGCCAATGCAGCCACCACTGATTCCATCAAAGCCATCGCCTCTATTGCTGAGAAATATTTTGGTCCAGGTTTGATTGGTCTTCATCAGGAGAAGAAGATGGGTCCATTGCCCTACCACTCCATGTTTCCCTTCCAGTTCCTGCCCAACTTCCACAACTCCCTATACCCATTCAGTGCTGATCGAGGTGCTCTCAATCCTAGCATGTTCTTTAAAGCAGAGCCCAAGTCACCTCGTGAGCAACTGCATAAGATGGTTTCTGGGGCCCCAGAAGCTCCTGCTCATACAGCAGAATCACCATTTGATCTCACCATAAAGCCCAAGGAGACCAAGTTAGCTCCTCCCACCCCAACAAACCCCTCAAACCCAAACAGTAGTACTGGAAGTAGTAGTGGACCTTTAGCAATATCTAGTGGTGAAGAACAGCCACTCGATCTCAGCATAGGCAGCCGGAACCGAGGTGGTCATAATGGTGTGACAGCTGAGCCACATAATCGAAAGAACCACATGTATGGAGTTGGAAAAGGGTGCTCCATCAAGGATGAAACCCCA GGACAGCCACACCAGCCACCACCCCTGCACTATGCCAAGCCCTCCGCATTCTTCATGGACCCCATATACAG CAGGGTGGAGAAGAGGAAGCTACTTGACCCCGTAGGAGCCCTGAAGGAGAAGTTCCTCAGGCCTTCACCACCACTCTTCCATCCACAG ATGTCAGCCATGGAGAACATGACAGAGAAGCTGGAGAGCTTTGGTGCCCTAAAACTGGACACGCCGCCCAATTCACTGCAACATTCGGCTCATCCACTGTTCAACTTCCGCTCACCACCACCTTCTCTCTCAGACGCCATCCTACGCAAGGGCAAGGAGCGCTACGCCTGCAG GTACTGTGGGAAAATCTTCCCTCGTTCAGCAAACCTCACCAGACACTTGCGGACACACACAGGCGAACAGCCATACAG GTGTAAATACTGTGACCGCTCATTCAGCATCTCATCCAATCTCCAACGCCACGTTCGCAACATCCATAACAAGGAGAAACCCTTCAAGTGTCACCTGTGCAACCGCTGCTTTGGTCAGCAAACCAACCTCGACCGCCATCTCAAGAAGCACGAGCATGAGAACATTCCTG TGAGCCAACAGTCCGGGATGCTTTCCAACCTAGGAACCACCATCTCCTCGCCAAACTCCGAGCCAGACAATCATGCACTTTTAGATGAGAAGGAGGACTCATACTTCTCAGAAATCCGCAACTTCATTTCCAACAGTGAGATGAACCAGGCCTCCAGCTCTACAGATAAgag ATCAGACCAGGCAGAGGAGGAGCGCCCACCCAGCCACAGTTTGTCTAACTCCAAGCTAGGGCTTCAGGGGttggatgaggaggaagaggaagcggAGGGCgacgatgaggaggaggaggaaggcagcCTGACAGAAAAGTCTCACGATGAGGCGCCTGAGTCCCCGTCTCCTGTCACGACAGGAGTGTATGAAGAAGAcgacgaggaggaagagacagagacggCTCCATTATCTATGAGCTACGAACACACTCGCAG GTGTATAGAGGAGGAGGGCTCTCTCTTGGATCTTGAGGGTCTGCCCAGCTTTCCCAAGAGCCTGGATGGGTTACGTAAAGCAGCCAGTGACGAGCAACCCTTTGATGTTAAAGACATATTTAACACTTCACTAGAGTCGGAAGCATTGAAAGAGACATTGTACAGGCAGGCTAAAACCCAG GCTTATGCAATGATGCTGTCTCTCTCGGAGAACAACCCTTTGCACGCGCCCTCCCAGAACTCTCTGGATGCTTGGCTGAGCATGGGAGGTGGACCGTCTGAGACGAGCAGCTTTCACCCGCTCAACCACATctag